A window of Microcystis aeruginosa FD4 contains these coding sequences:
- the hpsN gene encoding hormogonium polysaccharide biosynthesis glycosyltransferase HpsN: MNFPSISVIIPTYRREEPLKDTLDDLLKQDYPDFEVLVIDQTATHSPALQSYLENLANQHKISWYRLDWASLPGARNYGVRRAQGDIVLFIDDDVRLPDNYLKAHSENFVKNPEIGVVAGRVFDRMKLGDSQKMVTDTSKPYEIDFLPPQAMDPGIAWYYIDLVHTTKPQQVISARGCNMSFRKDIFTKYGIWFDERFRGSAVREESDFCLRLRQTPYHVWYDPTAYLVHLGEETGGCHDISTRSLSYQTTFYHNHFLMALKNLTPTQQLRLYAKLFDCHVLGNPPCNKGGSPIKILSRGIFYSLGFLDALKTQVKSLWNDGQIYTKLDNL, from the coding sequence ATGAATTTTCCCTCGATTTCTGTCATCATACCCACCTATCGACGCGAAGAGCCTCTTAAAGATACCCTCGATGACCTACTCAAACAGGATTATCCCGATTTTGAGGTATTAGTTATCGACCAGACCGCTACCCACAGCCCCGCCCTACAATCCTATCTAGAAAATCTGGCTAATCAGCACAAAATTAGCTGGTATCGGCTGGATTGGGCGAGTTTACCCGGTGCGAGAAATTATGGAGTCCGTCGCGCCCAGGGCGATATCGTTCTTTTTATCGATGATGATGTGCGGCTACCGGATAATTATCTCAAAGCACATAGTGAGAATTTTGTCAAGAACCCTGAGATAGGTGTAGTGGCCGGTCGGGTATTCGATCGCATGAAATTGGGTGACTCCCAAAAAATGGTGACAGATACCAGCAAACCCTACGAAATCGACTTTTTACCCCCCCAAGCCATGGATCCGGGCATTGCTTGGTATTACATCGATCTTGTCCACACCACTAAACCCCAGCAGGTAATCTCAGCCCGGGGCTGTAATATGTCTTTCCGTAAGGATATATTTACTAAATACGGCATTTGGTTCGATGAACGCTTTCGTGGCAGTGCCGTGCGCGAGGAATCGGATTTTTGCTTAAGGTTACGCCAGACTCCCTATCATGTCTGGTACGATCCCACCGCTTATCTGGTTCATTTAGGGGAAGAAACCGGCGGCTGTCATGATATTAGCACTCGTTCTTTGAGTTATCAGACGACCTTTTATCATAATCACTTTCTGATGGCCCTGAAAAATCTCACTCCCACTCAACAATTGCGACTCTATGCTAAATTATTTGATTGTCACGTTCTTGGCAATCCTCCCTGTAATAAAGGTGGTTCCCCGATTAAAATCCTCTCTAGGGGAATTTTTTATAGTTTAGGTTTTCTGGATGCTCTGAAAACTCAAGTTAAGTCCCTCTGGAATGATGGCCAAATTTATACAAAACTAGATAATCTATGA